Proteins from one Cystobacter ferrugineus genomic window:
- a CDS encoding thioredoxin family protein — translation MFRCSSCGAFNRVRQPAPPGQPTCGRCQRPLDLSGAPQEVNGEALWRAVNSAPVPVLLDLWAPWCAPCRAAAPIFDAVGRAHAGRLVVLKLNTEAEPHAASQLGVRGIPTFVLFSGGREVARRSGLMPRPELERWVLSATQGAAGPSAPV, via the coding sequence ATGTTCCGCTGCTCCTCGTGTGGTGCCTTCAACCGCGTGCGCCAGCCCGCGCCTCCGGGCCAGCCCACGTGCGGCCGCTGTCAGCGCCCACTCGATCTGTCGGGCGCGCCCCAGGAGGTGAACGGCGAGGCACTCTGGCGGGCGGTGAATTCCGCTCCCGTGCCCGTCCTGCTCGACCTGTGGGCGCCCTGGTGCGCGCCCTGCCGTGCCGCCGCGCCCATCTTCGACGCGGTGGGGCGGGCCCACGCGGGCCGGCTCGTCGTCCTCAAGCTCAACACGGAGGCGGAGCCGCACGCGGCCAGCCAGTTGGGCGTCCGGGGCATCCCCACCTTCGTCCTCTTCTCCGGAGGCCGGGAAGTGGCGCGCCGCAGCGGGCTGATGCCCCGCCCGGAGTTGGAGCGCTGGGTGCTCTCGGCCACCCAGGGCGCGGCGGGGCCCTCGGCCCCGGTGTGA